From Candidatus Palauibacter soopunensis, a single genomic window includes:
- a CDS encoding thioredoxin domain-containing protein produces the protein MKPPRIQDIGLAVCFILLAVIAFRPSGVVGARLREWKAERQVLALYREGWKEAAADRRSVLGEDAAPHVIFEFSDYLCPFCRSSHETVNAWVASGDARVVLVHVPLSERSAQAARAAICAQKQGAFAPMHDYLMTNEDWTTGELDWESSALAADVPAGLYSTERSCLPVES, from the coding sequence ATGAAGCCGCCCCGGATCCAGGACATCGGTCTCGCCGTGTGCTTCATCCTGCTGGCGGTGATCGCGTTCCGTCCGTCGGGCGTCGTCGGCGCCCGCCTGCGGGAGTGGAAGGCCGAGCGGCAGGTGCTCGCGCTCTACCGGGAGGGGTGGAAGGAGGCCGCCGCGGACCGGAGAAGCGTGCTCGGGGAGGACGCGGCCCCGCACGTGATCTTCGAATTCAGCGACTACCTGTGCCCCTTCTGCCGCTCGTCGCACGAGACCGTGAACGCGTGGGTGGCGTCGGGTGACGCCCGGGTCGTGCTGGTGCACGTGCCCCTCTCGGAACGTTCCGCACAGGCGGCGCGCGCGGCGATCTGCGCGCAGAAGCAGGGCGCGTTCGCGCCCATGCACGACTACCTGATGACGAACGAGGACTGGACGACGGGAGAACTGGACTGGGAATCCTCCGCGCTGGCCGCGGACGTTCCCGCGGGGCTGTATTCCACAGAACGCTCGTGTCTTCCAGTCGAGTCCC